The following coding sequences lie in one Candidatus Nitrospira allomarina genomic window:
- a CDS encoding GHMP family kinase ATP-binding protein produces the protein MIISRTPYRLSFFGGGTDYPQWYLREEGAVLSTTIDKYCYVSCRYLPPFFNIKHRIVWSHIETVSTIGEILHPAVREGLRFLGFDDSQGVEIQHQGDLPARSGIGSSSSFSVGLVKALTGLKGEMLGKMDLARQAFTLEQDILKETVGSQDQVAAAFGGFNVIRFLRDGQIQVEPLTLSLGRLAELEQNLVLLYTGTSRLGSDIAKSVTKNFSLRSAELKTMRVMVDRGLGILSGTNSLEEFGKLLHESWMLKRALSHDISNSTIDEIYKNALGNGAIGGKLSGAGGSGFMLFYVPISKQAHFLSAMHPYICVPFSFSQSGSSIIYYDGPDRRVSGGYPSEGEGVHKEMERRRLPSLKTPKKAKEKVLVGHRS, from the coding sequence GTGATTATCTCTCGGACCCCCTATCGGTTGTCGTTCTTCGGAGGAGGCACGGACTATCCTCAATGGTATCTTCGGGAAGAGGGCGCTGTTCTTTCCACCACAATTGACAAGTATTGCTATGTGAGTTGTCGATACCTTCCTCCATTTTTCAATATTAAACACCGGATTGTCTGGTCGCATATTGAAACGGTATCGACTATTGGAGAGATTCTGCATCCTGCCGTTCGAGAGGGCCTGCGGTTTTTAGGTTTTGATGATTCTCAGGGAGTGGAAATTCAGCATCAGGGTGATCTGCCGGCCCGGTCAGGCATTGGATCCAGCTCTTCATTTTCGGTTGGTCTGGTGAAAGCTCTCACTGGGTTGAAGGGAGAGATGTTGGGGAAAATGGATCTGGCCCGCCAGGCGTTCACTTTAGAGCAGGATATCTTAAAAGAAACAGTTGGCTCCCAGGATCAAGTCGCAGCCGCCTTCGGCGGATTTAATGTTATTCGTTTTCTACGAGACGGTCAGATTCAAGTCGAACCGCTCACCTTATCATTGGGGCGACTGGCTGAACTGGAGCAAAATCTCGTTCTACTGTATACCGGGACCAGTCGCTTAGGTTCAGACATTGCAAAAAGTGTCACCAAGAACTTTTCTCTCAGGTCTGCCGAACTGAAAACCATGCGTGTAATGGTGGACAGGGGTTTGGGTATTTTGAGTGGAACGAATTCTCTGGAGGAGTTCGGAAAATTGCTTCATGAAAGCTGGATGCTTAAGCGGGCACTTTCCCACGACATTTCCAATTCCACAATTGATGAAATTTATAAAAATGCTCTGGGCAATGGAGCGATTGGTGGAAAGCTTTCCGGGGCAGGAGGCAGCGGGTTTATGTTGTTTTATGTTCCGATTTCCAAGCAGGCACATTTTCTTTCAGCGATGCATCCCTATATTTGTGTGCCGTTTTCCTTTTCACAATCAGGAAGCAGCATAATTTACTACGATGGGCCTGATAGAAGGGTATCCGGCGGATATCCTTCCGAGGGAGAAGGGGTCCATAAGGAAATGGAAAGAAGACGGCTTCCCTCTCTCAAGACCCCTAAAAAGGCAAAGGAAAAAGTTCTTGTTGGGCACCGATCCTGA
- a CDS encoding NUDIX hydrolase gives MPSRTSVPPQMGMTKEVFGCPWFRVHEEAWDDFSDLDRQPFYRIESSNGVLVLALTKNEEIILVRQFRQALRRNTIEFPAGSIEDGESPEEAAARELLEETRYRAGAIRLLGSGHIMMNRYSARDFLFMAQDCEILSSTPEVPDQDVLLVSPQEFKALVTSGDFEHIPALSLFSLVEWQFGSRLVV, from the coding sequence ATGCCGTCACGAACTTCCGTTCCGCCACAAATGGGTATGACCAAGGAGGTATTCGGGTGTCCGTGGTTTCGGGTCCATGAAGAAGCATGGGATGACTTTTCTGACTTGGACCGTCAACCGTTTTATCGTATTGAAAGCTCAAATGGTGTCTTAGTGTTAGCCCTGACCAAAAATGAAGAGATTATTCTGGTGCGTCAATTTCGACAGGCGTTGCGCAGGAACACCATTGAATTTCCTGCTGGGAGTATTGAGGACGGTGAATCTCCCGAAGAGGCCGCGGCGCGGGAATTACTTGAAGAAACGCGATATCGAGCCGGAGCGATTCGTTTGTTAGGGAGCGGACATATCATGATGAATCGGTACAGTGCGAGAGATTTTTTATTCATGGCTCAAGATTGCGAAATCCTTTCTTCAACTCCCGAAGTTCCGGACCAAGACGTACTTCTGGTTTCACCCCAAGAGTTTAAAGCCCTCGTGACATCTGGAGATTTTGAGCATATTCCTGCGTTATCCCTTTTCAGCCTTGTTGAGTGGCAATTCGGTTCGCGTTTGGTGGTATGA
- a CDS encoding transketolase: MNVQALEYKAAELRLHILRTALKAGKGHVPPAFSWVEIGVALFYGGHLNLRSHDPKWENRDRFILSKGHGCLTLYAMLADLGFFPKTELDNFCGPGSLLAGHPDTQIPGVEGVSGSLGHGLGLSAGLALGAKLHSYPWKVVTVMGDGECQEGSVWEAAMFASHHQLHNLVAIIDRNGLGATNYTEKNVALEPFVSKWKAFGWEVVSINGHSFEELDKVLGCFRQRQSVKPLMILAQTVKGKGLSFMEASVDWHHRIPKGEEVEEAIRELMGAISSSGSV; this comes from the coding sequence ATGAATGTTCAGGCCCTTGAATACAAAGCCGCAGAGCTGAGACTCCATATTCTCAGGACCGCGTTAAAAGCCGGGAAAGGCCATGTGCCCCCAGCATTTTCGTGGGTGGAAATTGGTGTGGCGTTGTTTTATGGGGGACACTTGAACCTTCGGTCCCATGATCCAAAATGGGAAAACCGGGATCGATTCATTCTGAGTAAAGGGCATGGATGTTTGACCTTGTATGCGATGTTGGCCGATTTGGGGTTCTTCCCCAAAACCGAGTTAGACAATTTTTGCGGGCCGGGAAGTCTCCTGGCCGGTCACCCCGATACCCAAATTCCGGGAGTGGAGGGGGTTTCGGGGTCCCTTGGGCATGGGTTAGGCCTGAGTGCGGGATTGGCCTTGGGAGCTAAACTTCATTCATACCCTTGGAAGGTTGTAACGGTAATGGGGGATGGGGAATGTCAGGAGGGATCCGTATGGGAAGCGGCGATGTTTGCGAGCCATCACCAACTCCATAACCTGGTAGCGATCATCGATCGGAATGGGTTAGGTGCGACCAACTATACCGAAAAAAATGTGGCCCTAGAGCCCTTCGTCAGCAAATGGAAGGCTTTTGGATGGGAGGTGGTGTCCATCAATGGACATTCCTTTGAAGAATTAGACAAGGTCTTAGGCTGCTTTCGTCAAAGGCAATCGGTGAAACCTCTGATGATTTTGGCTCAAACGGTGAAGGGAAAAGGGTTGTCATTTATGGAAGCCTCGGTCGATTGGCATCACCGGATTCCGAAGGGTGAGGAAGTGGAAGAGGCCATTCGGGAGCTAATGGGTGCAATTTCTTCATCGGGATCGGTGTAA